One Lentisphaera araneosa HTCC2155 genomic region harbors:
- the ilvN gene encoding acetolactate synthase small subunit: MMKEFQNHTISVYIRNNPGALMRMCQIFSRRGYNIDSLVVSPAMDGRFSRVSISAKGASDSLKQINLQLEKLVDVVHCIEHKDTEAIVREMVLVKVAANAVNRGEILQITKHFGGKTVDFTDNSLVIECSGASTKLDAMIALLSNYEIVEMVRSGQMLMARGEKPT; this comes from the coding sequence ATGATGAAAGAATTTCAAAATCATACAATAAGTGTTTATATTCGCAATAACCCAGGTGCTTTAATGCGCATGTGTCAGATTTTCTCACGCCGTGGTTACAATATTGATTCTCTCGTTGTTTCACCTGCAATGGATGGTCGCTTTTCACGTGTTTCGATTTCTGCGAAAGGGGCAAGCGATAGTTTAAAACAAATTAATTTACAGCTCGAAAAACTCGTCGATGTCGTTCACTGTATTGAACACAAAGATACAGAGGCAATTGTTCGCGAAATGGTCTTAGTAAAAGTTGCGGCAAACGCAGTAAACCGTGGTGAAATCCTGCAAATTACTAAGCACTTTGGTGGAAAAACAGTCGACTTTACAGACAACTCTCTGGTTATTGAGTGTTCAGGTGCATCAACTAAGCTTGATGCAATGATTGCCCTTTTATCTAATTACGAAATTGTCGAAATGGTCCGCAGTGGACAGATGTTAATGGCTCGCGGAGAAAAGCCCACATAG
- a CDS encoding transglutaminase family protein, whose amino-acid sequence MSGQLTGKVNALSELLCRRDENFDDLCDSLLKSDLIELQKMTMKMEELELPAKGILSKLLHSRRVNEISKKIQGTFEKAQENSFEDVLILIDTLICNKNNEVAIKAQLNSLETQLGAEPSLEGFKTVFARFRARAINYQQAQNCSLFNLLNSNQGMPVIICALVVLLAKRKNLKFFGVNLPGHFILAQEYEDGTLAYFDPSSECFKEMTKAELRVLVNRYGYELRAEMLDPVGEVEILIRIMNNLYRIWAEQSSSLKFRAAGNIIQMMKGV is encoded by the coding sequence ATGTCGGGTCAACTTACTGGAAAGGTTAATGCATTATCAGAACTTCTTTGTCGTCGTGACGAGAACTTTGATGATTTATGTGATTCTCTTTTGAAAAGTGACCTGATTGAACTTCAGAAAATGACGATGAAGATGGAGGAGCTTGAGTTACCTGCAAAAGGTATTCTGAGTAAGTTACTCCATTCTCGTCGTGTTAATGAGATTAGTAAAAAGATTCAAGGTACTTTTGAGAAAGCACAAGAAAATTCTTTTGAAGACGTCCTCATTTTAATAGATACGCTGATCTGTAATAAAAATAATGAAGTTGCTATCAAAGCTCAGCTGAATTCACTTGAAACTCAGTTGGGAGCAGAACCTTCATTGGAAGGGTTTAAAACAGTATTTGCGCGCTTTAGAGCTCGAGCTATTAATTATCAGCAAGCGCAGAACTGTTCACTATTTAACCTACTCAATTCGAATCAGGGCATGCCGGTAATAATTTGTGCCTTAGTTGTGCTTTTAGCAAAACGTAAAAACCTTAAGTTCTTTGGTGTAAATTTGCCAGGGCACTTCATTCTGGCTCAAGAATATGAAGATGGTACTTTAGCCTATTTTGACCCCTCCAGCGAGTGTTTTAAAGAGATGACGAAAGCGGAATTAAGAGTGCTAGTTAATCGTTACGGTTATGAATTGAGAGCCGAAATGCTTGATCCTGTAGGCGAAGTTGAAATTTTAATAAGAATTATGAATAATCTGTATCGCATATGGGCTGAGCAAAGTAGTAGTCTCAAGTTTCGTGCAGCAGGAAATATCATACAAATGATGAAAGGGGTTTAG
- the hemL gene encoding glutamate-1-semialdehyde 2,1-aminomutase codes for MSLSNDFYSKAKELIPGGVDSPVRAFGAVGGDPLFFQKAQGAYLTSVEGEDYLDFVMSWGPAVLGHAPQEVVDAVKKQAESAFSFGMSCPLEYDLAKLMTDTIDGLEMVRFVSSGTEATMSAIRLARGFTGKDQFIKFEGCYHGHSDGLLVKAGSGVSTFGTASSAGVPEGYTATTRTAIYNDLESVESILRDGETSAIILEPVAGNMGLVPGEKDFILGLRKLCDQYGALLIFDEVMCAFRVHEKTAAELYGVKPDLFCFGKVIGGGLPVGAFGGRKDVMEKLAPLGPVYQAGTLSGNPLAMAAGIKNLEVFLRDKVWEKTNDLGKSLNDKVQKLIAGRSDVCFTQLGSMFTLFFKETLPKNMDEVGDCDFDRFGRFFQFCLKNKILLPPSQYEANFLSCAHTDKDFDHYVSTLEQFLKEDQ; via the coding sequence ATGTCTTTATCTAATGATTTTTATTCCAAAGCTAAAGAATTAATTCCTGGTGGTGTAGATTCACCAGTTAGAGCTTTTGGTGCCGTTGGTGGTGATCCACTATTTTTTCAAAAAGCACAAGGTGCTTATTTAACGAGTGTAGAAGGTGAAGATTACCTTGATTTCGTAATGTCTTGGGGGCCGGCGGTTTTAGGTCATGCTCCTCAGGAAGTCGTTGATGCCGTTAAAAAACAGGCTGAATCAGCTTTTAGTTTTGGTATGAGTTGCCCTCTTGAATACGATTTAGCTAAACTAATGACCGATACAATTGATGGGCTCGAGATGGTGCGTTTTGTGAGTTCCGGTACGGAAGCGACAATGAGCGCGATCCGCTTAGCTCGTGGTTTTACTGGAAAAGATCAGTTTATCAAGTTTGAAGGTTGTTATCACGGCCACTCTGATGGCTTATTAGTAAAAGCTGGCTCAGGTGTTTCAACTTTTGGGACGGCTAGTTCTGCGGGTGTTCCTGAGGGTTACACAGCGACAACGCGCACGGCTATATATAATGATCTAGAATCAGTCGAAAGTATTTTGCGCGATGGAGAAACTTCTGCAATTATTTTAGAGCCTGTAGCAGGTAATATGGGTTTAGTGCCTGGTGAGAAAGACTTCATTTTAGGTCTACGTAAACTTTGTGATCAGTACGGAGCTTTACTCATTTTTGATGAAGTGATGTGTGCTTTCCGAGTTCATGAAAAAACAGCTGCAGAACTCTATGGTGTCAAACCTGATTTATTCTGTTTTGGTAAAGTGATTGGTGGTGGTTTACCAGTGGGTGCTTTTGGTGGGCGTAAAGATGTCATGGAAAAATTGGCTCCCTTGGGTCCAGTATATCAAGCCGGAACTCTTTCAGGGAACCCTCTCGCAATGGCGGCAGGGATTAAAAACTTAGAAGTTTTCCTCCGTGATAAAGTGTGGGAGAAAACGAACGACTTAGGTAAAAGCCTTAATGATAAAGTTCAAAAGCTCATAGCAGGACGCAGTGATGTTTGCTTTACGCAGTTAGGTTCGATGTTTACACTTTTCTTTAAAGAAACTTTACCTAAAAACATGGATGAGGTAGGCGATTGCGACTTTGATCGTTTTGGACGCTTTTTTCAGTTTTGTTTAAAAAACAAAATCCTCCTGCCGCCATCTCAATATGAGGCAAACTTTTTATCCTGTGCGCACACGGACAAAGACTTTGATCACTATGTATCCACATTAGAACAATTTTTAAAGGAAGATCAATAA
- a CDS encoding alpha/beta hydrolase, translating to MMRSILLIYLISLSTLFSSPLKDYPEPVFKIEIPPIPSKEFGKYDLSQHDVQFLSSTASKNVREGKLDLAIQFQYWAHQANKNDGLYELACYYSLNKNIDASVYYLQKAAISEGTFYDFVIDDEDLIPVMNSKYWEQLRPWLKKCSYAWRNSGYSRINIIEPQNKISKILLIGLHGYGSKPEDFASPDDQEFANKHQVTFVGISASLAMENNSFMWSENIPKDYKHITKLLKTKGINLATENRTIILIGFSQGAQLSTEILARHPNLFKGIIALCPGAKYDSQLHKAKPKPNLGQKKAVIICGAEEHSGNLKLSKSNFEWLRQHKAKVSYTKIEGMGHSFPNNYYLALEDYLSYVLNDKVSNQAN from the coding sequence ATGATGAGAAGCATTTTACTTATATACCTTATATCATTGAGCACACTTTTTAGCTCACCGCTTAAAGATTACCCAGAACCTGTTTTCAAGATAGAAATACCCCCTATCCCTTCGAAAGAATTCGGCAAATATGATCTAAGCCAACACGATGTTCAGTTTCTAAGTTCAACCGCCTCGAAAAATGTTCGAGAAGGCAAACTTGATTTAGCCATACAATTTCAATACTGGGCCCACCAAGCCAATAAAAATGATGGCTTATATGAACTTGCCTGTTACTATTCTTTAAATAAGAATATTGATGCTTCCGTTTATTATTTGCAGAAAGCCGCCATCAGTGAAGGTACTTTTTACGACTTTGTTATTGACGATGAAGACCTCATCCCCGTCATGAACTCCAAGTACTGGGAACAACTTAGGCCCTGGCTCAAGAAATGTTCCTACGCCTGGAGAAACAGCGGCTATTCACGCATCAATATCATAGAACCTCAAAACAAAATATCGAAAATCTTGTTAATCGGCCTCCACGGCTATGGATCAAAACCCGAGGACTTTGCGAGTCCTGATGATCAAGAATTCGCTAACAAACATCAAGTCACTTTTGTTGGAATTAGTGCTTCATTAGCCATGGAAAACAATTCCTTCATGTGGTCTGAAAATATTCCCAAAGACTACAAACACATCACTAAACTCTTAAAGACTAAAGGAATTAACTTAGCCACAGAAAATAGAACGATCATTCTCATTGGTTTTTCTCAAGGTGCGCAACTCTCGACTGAGATCCTTGCACGTCATCCAAATCTATTTAAAGGAATTATCGCTTTGTGCCCTGGAGCCAAGTACGATAGCCAACTTCATAAAGCTAAGCCTAAACCAAACTTAGGCCAAAAAAAGGCAGTTATCATCTGTGGTGCGGAAGAACACTCTGGAAACCTTAAACTCAGCAAATCAAACTTTGAATGGCTTCGTCAACACAAGGCAAAAGTTAGCTACACGAAAATCGAGGGCATGGGCCACTCCTTCCCAAATAATTATTACCTAGCTCTTGAAGACTACCTTTCCTATGTATTAAACGATAAAGTATCAAATCAGGCAAATTAA
- the ilvB gene encoding biosynthetic-type acetolactate synthase large subunit, whose product MNAAEAVIKCLEKHGVEYIFGYSGGAAIPFFDALVTTKTEIELILVRHEQGATHMADGYARATGKPGVVLVTSGPGATNTITGLITAQMDSVPMIVITGQTISPMLGKDAFQEADVFGISLPVVKHSYLVRSHEDMTRIVNEAFYVATSGRPGPVIIDVPKDISSTEGVFDLDAAMDLPGYTVPGHGDVDKIKDIAKAFKKARKPVIMVGHGCILSDAEEELKLLAEKLNVPVVSTLLGKGAISEKHDLALGMLGMHGTAYANFAIKNCDLVCSIGSRWDDRIVGKLDEFCADAVRIHIDIDPSEYGKMITPDHWCVGDARLILEELLLHVEECDTEAWVKQVKEWRNDYPLKFDTIEGGLTMQEVLAELDKQSDSEAIISTDVGQHQMWAAQFCKSTKGKNWLSSGGAGTMGFGFPAAIGAQFGRPGDLVVSVSGDGGFQMTLFELSTAAIHKLPIKILVLNNSYLGMVRQWQELFFDERLSGVDMEGNPDFVKLAESYGVKAFRMSSSDDVAKVWEEALAYNDGPCLIEAVCNKTDNVYPMIPAGANYDKMLLEAPETKLEKPTGST is encoded by the coding sequence ATGAACGCAGCAGAAGCAGTAATTAAATGTTTGGAAAAGCATGGCGTAGAGTACATTTTCGGCTACTCTGGCGGTGCAGCGATTCCATTCTTTGATGCTCTGGTCACCACAAAGACAGAAATCGAACTTATCCTTGTGCGTCATGAACAGGGTGCGACTCATATGGCCGATGGCTACGCTAGAGCAACAGGGAAACCAGGTGTCGTTTTAGTAACGAGTGGTCCAGGTGCGACCAACACGATTACAGGATTGATAACAGCTCAGATGGACTCAGTGCCGATGATTGTTATTACAGGTCAAACAATCAGCCCTATGTTAGGTAAAGATGCCTTCCAAGAGGCGGATGTATTTGGTATTTCTCTTCCAGTGGTCAAGCACAGCTACTTGGTGCGTTCACACGAAGATATGACTCGTATTGTTAATGAAGCGTTTTACGTAGCGACAAGCGGACGTCCAGGTCCAGTTATTATAGATGTCCCAAAAGATATTAGTTCAACTGAAGGTGTATTTGATTTAGATGCGGCTATGGATTTACCAGGCTACACAGTGCCAGGCCATGGAGATGTTGACAAAATTAAAGACATCGCAAAAGCATTTAAGAAAGCCCGTAAGCCTGTGATAATGGTAGGTCATGGATGTATTTTATCAGATGCTGAAGAAGAACTTAAGCTTCTTGCTGAAAAACTTAATGTCCCAGTAGTTAGTACCCTATTAGGCAAAGGTGCTATATCTGAGAAGCATGACTTAGCTCTCGGTATGCTCGGTATGCATGGTACAGCTTATGCGAACTTCGCAATTAAAAATTGTGACTTAGTTTGTTCTATTGGTTCTCGTTGGGATGACCGTATTGTTGGCAAGCTCGATGAGTTTTGTGCCGATGCAGTAAGAATTCACATTGATATTGACCCTTCTGAATATGGTAAAATGATTACACCCGATCATTGGTGTGTTGGCGATGCTCGTTTAATTCTCGAGGAACTACTTCTTCATGTGGAAGAATGTGATACGGAAGCTTGGGTCAAGCAAGTTAAAGAGTGGCGCAATGATTACCCTTTGAAATTTGATACTATTGAAGGTGGTTTAACCATGCAGGAAGTTCTTGCTGAGTTAGACAAGCAGAGCGATAGTGAAGCCATTATTTCGACAGATGTTGGTCAGCACCAAATGTGGGCAGCGCAATTTTGTAAATCTACGAAAGGAAAAAACTGGTTGAGTTCTGGTGGAGCTGGTACAATGGGCTTCGGTTTTCCTGCAGCTATTGGTGCGCAGTTTGGTCGCCCAGGTGACCTCGTTGTTTCTGTTTCAGGCGATGGCGGTTTTCAGATGACTCTTTTTGAGTTGTCGACAGCAGCCATTCACAAGCTGCCAATTAAAATTTTAGTCCTCAACAATAGTTACCTCGGTATGGTTCGTCAGTGGCAAGAGCTTTTCTTTGATGAGCGTTTGTCAGGCGTTGATATGGAAGGCAACCCTGATTTTGTGAAATTAGCTGAATCCTACGGTGTAAAAGCTTTCCGTATGTCAAGTAGTGATGATGTGGCAAAGGTCTGGGAAGAAGCTTTGGCATATAATGATGGGCCATGCTTGATCGAAGCAGTTTGTAACAAAACTGATAATGTTTACCCCATGATCCCTGCTGGCGCTAACTACGATAAGATGTTGCTTGAAGCTCCTGAAACGAAGTTAGAAAAGCCAACTGGTTCAACCTAA
- a CDS encoding response regulator → MRDSKRVIICTEDMFSSSSYTKILQGQGYEVFSAFNGKDLLSLFERLHFEFDLIISDVRIPGLENFDIGDYVALQSGEFIPIIGIAVFPRDEELMMNASEGYTTVLEKGFSAEEFISATNSLLGLDLYKEDGISDEQVKAKAQQLQDTATVVIDNSEFSEFLKVYGQNRSRNSMMDDIAKNEE, encoded by the coding sequence ATGAGAGATAGTAAACGAGTGATTATTTGTACTGAAGATATGTTCAGTTCCAGTAGTTATACAAAGATTTTACAGGGTCAAGGTTACGAAGTTTTTAGTGCTTTTAATGGGAAAGATCTACTTTCTCTATTTGAGAGACTTCACTTTGAATTTGATTTGATTATATCAGATGTCCGAATTCCAGGCTTAGAGAATTTTGATATTGGCGATTATGTGGCACTCCAATCCGGTGAGTTTATTCCTATTATCGGTATTGCGGTTTTTCCACGAGATGAAGAATTGATGATGAATGCCTCTGAAGGTTATACAACTGTTTTAGAGAAAGGGTTTTCTGCAGAAGAGTTTATAAGTGCAACTAATTCTCTCTTGGGTTTAGATCTTTATAAAGAAGACGGTATTTCTGACGAGCAAGTGAAGGCCAAGGCTCAACAATTACAGGATACGGCGACCGTTGTTATTGATAATTCTGAGTTTTCTGAGTTTCTCAAAGTTTACGGTCAGAACCGCAGTCGTAATTCGATGATGGACGATATCGCTAAAAATGAAGAGTAA
- a CDS encoding glycine hydroxymethyltransferase — translation MSALAAYIKDIVANGQEPNAAMVGYLANLEQVAKVDKSIPAAIIKELEDQRSYLKMIASENYCSLSTQLTLGNLLTDKYAEGFPNHRYYAGCDNIDNLEGQACKEACDLFGAEHAYVQPHSGADANMVAFWAILNKVVQKPYMDKVGETNLYNLTDEQWAELRATFGHQKLLGLNYYSGGHLTHGYRHNVSARMFDAYTYDVDPKTQVLDYDSIRKQAEEVKPTILLAGYSAYPRKVNFRIMREIADSVGAVFMVDMAHFAGLVAGKAFTGDFDPVKHADVVTTTTHKTLRGPRGGLILAKKEFGDFIDQGCPMVLGGPLPHCMAAKAIAFKEANTPEFQEYAQNIVKNSKSLAGYLSEGGVNLTSGGTDNHLMVLDVTNFGLTGRQAEDAVRAAGITLNRNSVPFDPNGAWYTSGLRIGTPALTTLGMGEAEMKEIAQVVIEILESTTANIIASGKNAGKKSLAKATTDEAVIASCRERVTNLLNRFVLYPELDTEILKQVLN, via the coding sequence ATGAGCGCATTAGCGGCATACATTAAAGATATAGTAGCAAATGGTCAAGAGCCAAATGCTGCTATGGTAGGTTACTTAGCTAATCTCGAACAAGTGGCTAAAGTCGATAAATCTATTCCAGCAGCCATCATTAAAGAATTAGAAGATCAACGTTCTTACTTAAAGATGATTGCTTCAGAAAATTATTGTTCACTTTCAACTCAATTAACTTTAGGTAACTTGCTTACAGATAAATACGCCGAAGGTTTCCCGAATCATCGTTACTACGCTGGTTGTGATAATATTGATAATCTTGAAGGTCAAGCATGTAAAGAGGCGTGTGATCTTTTTGGCGCAGAGCACGCGTACGTACAGCCTCACTCTGGTGCTGACGCAAATATGGTGGCTTTCTGGGCGATCTTGAATAAAGTTGTTCAGAAACCCTATATGGATAAAGTTGGAGAAACTAATCTTTATAATTTAACTGACGAGCAATGGGCTGAGTTACGCGCTACTTTTGGTCACCAAAAGCTTTTGGGTCTTAACTATTACTCTGGTGGTCACCTCACTCATGGTTACCGTCATAATGTATCTGCACGTATGTTTGATGCGTACACATATGATGTGGATCCGAAGACACAAGTTCTCGATTATGATTCTATTCGTAAGCAAGCGGAAGAAGTCAAGCCAACAATCCTTTTAGCTGGGTATTCCGCTTACCCTCGTAAAGTGAATTTCCGTATCATGCGTGAAATCGCAGATAGCGTAGGTGCTGTTTTTATGGTTGATATGGCTCACTTTGCTGGTCTTGTGGCAGGTAAAGCATTTACGGGTGATTTTGACCCAGTCAAACACGCTGACGTTGTAACGACAACTACGCACAAAACACTCCGTGGTCCACGCGGGGGTTTAATTCTTGCGAAGAAAGAATTTGGTGATTTTATTGATCAAGGTTGCCCAATGGTTCTTGGGGGACCACTTCCTCATTGCATGGCAGCAAAAGCGATTGCTTTTAAAGAAGCTAATACTCCTGAGTTCCAAGAATATGCTCAAAACATCGTCAAAAACTCAAAATCTTTAGCAGGATACCTATCAGAAGGTGGCGTTAATCTTACGTCTGGCGGTACTGATAATCACCTCATGGTGCTTGATGTGACTAATTTTGGTTTGACTGGTCGTCAAGCTGAGGATGCAGTTCGTGCTGCAGGTATTACACTCAACCGTAACTCAGTGCCTTTCGATCCGAATGGAGCTTGGTACACTTCTGGTTTAAGAATTGGTACTCCAGCTTTGACTACCCTTGGTATGGGTGAAGCGGAAATGAAAGAAATTGCACAGGTTGTAATAGAGATTCTTGAATCCACAACAGCAAATATAATTGCATCAGGCAAAAATGCCGGTAAAAAATCTCTTGCGAAGGCGACAACTGACGAGGCGGTGATTGCTTCGTGTCGTGAGCGCGTTACCAATCTATTGAATCGTTTTGTTCTTTATCCGGAACTTGACACGGAAATTTTGAAACAAGTTTTAAATTAG
- the hemE gene encoding uroporphyrinogen decarboxylase, translating to MGLLLDTALGKKCERTPIWLMRQAGRYMPEYRAVREKFSFLEMCMQYENAVEVTMQPIDILDVDAAILFSDILTPLIPMGFDLKFYEGRGPVIHNPIENAEDVSRVVVPDVKKGSDYVYDALSAIRKKLSPEKDLIGFSGAPFTVASYAIEGGSSKNYLKIKTFMYTQPKAYDELMNKIAEMTCYYLLEQFKAGAQIVQIFDSWGGVLSREDYLKYSHPYTVKIIDFIKKETGGKPVIHFVKGANAYFDSVADSQADVLGTDWTLPLNVAKDLCNNSRVLQGNLDPASLFSNKEILADKLELIREQAKGLKGHIFNLGHGIMPKTPVENVKFVVDTVKSWRNN from the coding sequence ATGGGCTTATTACTAGATACCGCCTTAGGGAAAAAATGTGAAAGAACACCGATTTGGTTAATGAGACAAGCGGGTAGATATATGCCCGAATATCGTGCAGTTCGCGAAAAGTTTTCTTTTCTTGAAATGTGCATGCAGTATGAGAATGCTGTTGAAGTGACTATGCAGCCTATCGATATCCTCGATGTGGATGCCGCTATCTTATTTTCGGATATTTTGACACCCTTAATCCCAATGGGTTTCGATCTTAAATTTTATGAGGGACGTGGCCCCGTTATTCACAATCCAATTGAAAATGCTGAAGATGTATCACGCGTTGTGGTTCCAGATGTAAAAAAGGGTTCGGATTACGTTTACGATGCACTTTCTGCCATTCGTAAAAAATTGTCTCCAGAGAAAGACTTAATTGGCTTTTCCGGTGCACCTTTCACAGTTGCGTCTTACGCAATTGAGGGTGGTAGTTCAAAGAATTACCTCAAGATTAAAACTTTTATGTACACTCAGCCTAAAGCTTATGATGAGTTGATGAATAAAATTGCTGAGATGACTTGTTACTATTTATTGGAACAGTTCAAAGCAGGTGCTCAAATCGTTCAGATTTTCGATTCTTGGGGCGGTGTTTTGAGTCGCGAAGATTATTTGAAGTACTCGCACCCATACACGGTTAAGATTATTGATTTTATTAAGAAAGAAACCGGTGGTAAACCAGTTATTCACTTTGTGAAAGGTGCCAATGCTTATTTCGATTCTGTAGCTGATTCACAAGCTGATGTATTGGGTACGGATTGGACTCTGCCACTAAATGTCGCGAAAGACTTATGTAATAACTCACGTGTTCTCCAAGGTAACTTGGATCCTGCATCTTTATTCTCTAATAAAGAGATTTTAGCTGATAAACTCGAGTTGATTCGAGAACAGGCAAAAGGTTTGAAAGGACACATTTTTAACCTAGGCCATGGTATCATGCCGAAGACTCCAGTAGAAAATGTCAAGTTTGTTGTCGATACTGTTAAGTCTTGGAGAAATAATTAG
- a CDS encoding sulfatase family protein, with the protein MLRYILISLFVFSLQAAQERPNILWLTSEDNSVRWIGAYDNPNASTPNIDGLAKEGFLYTQTYANAPVCAPSRSTWITGIHAISMGTHPMRSRYEIPHDRIKYYPDLLKAAGYYVSNAGKTDYNIGGRSDGDCWDSRKIDWKILKQKQPFFQIINSTKSHESKAFGDVTKSKHDPKRVKLAKYHPDILKIRQNYNHYHDAVSNMDADIGKALKDLEKSGLTENTIVIYNSDHGGVLPRSKRFLFNSGTHCPLIIRIPEKFKHLWPAEAPGSKVDRLVSFVDMPKTWLSLAGAETPKHLSGKTFLGPNAEPERDWHISFRTRMDERCDNVRAIRNKQFLYIRNYMPYAPWGQKLTYLWKMKATQAWDQYNKENKTDSITGRFFDQKPMEELYDASKDPDNINNLINEPEYKEIIQRMRKEMSQWQKKHHDAGMLPESEILEAAARANKTIYDFVRDEKLYNLDAYLNASEKALIKDPTLTEDFYEMLNNEDAGVRYWGIVGLFNLQDQVQLNKQKVHSLLKDKSHHVQIMAAWILYKAGDKKVAQDHWNLLLSNSSYASLKICNIIDWIGEGPDAYIESLKKCQYSHGGYVNRMKEQFGISTKNKGKTL; encoded by the coding sequence ATGCTTAGGTACATCTTAATCTCATTATTCGTATTTAGTTTACAAGCTGCTCAAGAACGCCCTAATATTCTCTGGCTAACCAGTGAAGACAACAGTGTGCGTTGGATCGGAGCCTATGACAACCCCAATGCGAGTACTCCAAATATCGACGGCTTAGCCAAAGAAGGCTTCCTCTATACTCAAACTTATGCCAACGCACCTGTCTGTGCACCTTCGCGCTCCACTTGGATCACGGGTATTCACGCTATTTCTATGGGAACTCATCCAATGAGAAGCCGCTACGAGATCCCTCATGATAGAATCAAGTACTACCCTGACCTTTTAAAAGCTGCTGGTTATTATGTCTCAAATGCTGGGAAAACCGATTATAATATCGGCGGTAGAAGCGATGGCGATTGCTGGGATTCCAGAAAAATCGATTGGAAAATCCTCAAACAAAAACAGCCTTTCTTTCAAATTATCAACAGCACAAAATCACATGAATCAAAAGCTTTCGGCGATGTGACAAAATCTAAACACGATCCCAAGCGCGTTAAACTAGCGAAGTATCACCCCGATATCCTCAAAATCCGCCAAAACTACAATCACTATCACGATGCTGTCAGTAATATGGATGCGGACATAGGCAAAGCACTCAAAGACTTAGAAAAAAGTGGGCTTACTGAAAATACCATCGTCATATACAATTCGGATCACGGTGGAGTTCTTCCCCGCAGTAAAAGATTTCTATTTAATAGTGGCACGCACTGCCCCCTGATCATTCGCATCCCTGAAAAGTTCAAACACCTTTGGCCAGCCGAAGCACCTGGCTCAAAAGTAGATCGACTCGTCAGCTTTGTTGATATGCCAAAAACTTGGCTCAGCTTAGCAGGAGCCGAGACCCCAAAACACCTATCAGGAAAAACTTTCTTAGGCCCCAACGCTGAACCTGAACGTGACTGGCATATTAGCTTTCGCACACGCATGGACGAACGGTGTGATAATGTTCGCGCTATTCGCAATAAGCAATTCCTCTACATTCGCAACTACATGCCTTATGCTCCCTGGGGACAAAAACTCACTTACCTCTGGAAAATGAAAGCAACTCAGGCTTGGGATCAGTATAACAAAGAGAATAAAACCGATTCAATCACAGGGCGCTTCTTTGATCAAAAACCTATGGAAGAACTCTACGACGCGTCAAAAGATCCAGATAACATTAATAACCTCATTAACGAACCTGAGTATAAAGAAATCATCCAGCGCATGCGCAAAGAAATGAGCCAATGGCAAAAGAAACATCATGATGCTGGAATGCTACCTGAAAGTGAGATTTTAGAAGCTGCTGCTCGCGCTAATAAGACGATCTACGATTTTGTCCGTGATGAAAAGCTCTATAATCTCGATGCCTATTTAAATGCATCAGAAAAAGCCTTAATTAAAGACCCTACTCTAACTGAAGACTTCTATGAAATGCTTAATAATGAAGATGCTGGAGTTCGTTACTGGGGTATAGTTGGCCTCTTTAACCTACAAGACCAAGTCCAACTTAATAAACAAAAAGTTCACTCACTCCTTAAGGATAAATCTCATCACGTTCAAATCATGGCGGCTTGGATCCTTTACAAAGCGGGTGATAAAAAAGTCGCGCAAGATCACTGGAATCTCCTTCTTAGTAACAGCTCTTATGCATCACTCAAAATATGCAATATCATTGACTGGATTGGCGAAGGCCCTGATGCTTACATTGAATCCCTAAAAAAGTGTCAATACAGCCACGGTGGGTATGTCAATCGCATGAAAGAGCAATTTGGTATCAGCACCAAAAACAAAGGCAAGACCCTTTAA